In the genome of Desulfovibrio desulfuricans, one region contains:
- the glmS gene encoding glutamine--fructose-6-phosphate transaminase (isomerizing), with amino-acid sequence MCGIIGYAGHRPAVPVVVEGLRRLEYRGYDSAGVAFARQGSLHVVRATGKLAALEEKLAHEEGIATPTSAMGHTRWATHGVPAERNAHPHRSNDGALAIVHNGIIENYQEIKADLAAKGYTFSSETDTEVLVNLVSERRKTEPDLLHAFAAALREAHGAYAVCLMDKDEPGVIYAARMSAPLIFGQGTGENFVASDIPAFLPYTRQVVFLEDGELVRATASEYAIMRLKDLSPVHHEPQTIQWDMQAAQKGGYRHFMLKEIFEQPRVVTDGLTGRVEGDHGDVRLAELDSLPVPRRLHIVACGTSYHSGMWGRHLLEHWAHVPVQVEIASEFRYRDSLLLDKEDMVLVISQSGETADTLAALRIARERGITVLGLCNVVGSSIARDASAVLYTQAGPEISVASTKAMCSQMLMLALMALYWSKRNGTLPADERRKIIAMLESLPAQLDAALPAMHKKARELSRKYSQARNFFYLGRGHCYPLALEGALKLKELSYIHAEGYAAGEMKHGPIALIDPSFPTFALALDDVLLPKVKSNMVEVQARQGKVIALTNEGFDLGAEDTWVIPKLPAPLAGFMALPALQLFSYETADYLGKDVDQPRNLAKSVTVE; translated from the coding sequence ATGTGCGGCATTATCGGTTATGCAGGTCACAGACCTGCGGTTCCCGTTGTGGTTGAAGGCCTGCGCCGTCTCGAATACCGCGGATACGACTCTGCCGGCGTTGCCTTTGCCCGTCAGGGCAGCCTGCATGTGGTGCGCGCCACCGGCAAGCTGGCCGCGCTGGAAGAAAAGCTCGCCCACGAAGAAGGCATCGCCACGCCCACCAGCGCCATGGGGCACACCCGCTGGGCCACCCACGGCGTGCCCGCCGAGCGCAACGCCCATCCTCACCGTTCCAACGACGGCGCTCTTGCCATTGTGCATAACGGCATCATTGAAAATTATCAGGAAATAAAGGCCGACCTCGCGGCCAAAGGCTATACCTTCAGCTCCGAGACCGACACCGAAGTGCTGGTGAACCTTGTTTCCGAGCGTCGCAAGACCGAGCCCGACCTGCTGCACGCCTTTGCCGCAGCCCTGCGCGAGGCCCACGGCGCGTATGCCGTCTGCCTTATGGACAAGGACGAGCCAGGCGTGATCTATGCCGCGCGCATGTCGGCTCCGCTCATTTTTGGTCAGGGCACTGGCGAAAATTTTGTGGCCTCCGACATTCCGGCCTTTCTGCCCTACACCCGGCAGGTGGTTTTTCTTGAAGACGGCGAGCTTGTGCGCGCCACGGCTTCAGAATACGCCATCATGCGCCTCAAGGACCTGAGCCCGGTGCATCACGAGCCGCAGACCATCCAGTGGGACATGCAGGCTGCGCAAAAGGGCGGCTACCGCCATTTTATGCTCAAGGAGATTTTTGAGCAGCCCCGCGTCGTCACAGACGGCCTCACCGGCCGGGTGGAAGGCGACCACGGCGACGTGCGCCTGGCGGAGCTGGACAGCCTGCCTGTGCCGCGCCGTCTGCACATTGTGGCCTGCGGCACGTCGTACCATTCGGGCATGTGGGGGCGGCATCTGCTGGAGCACTGGGCGCACGTGCCCGTGCAGGTGGAGATAGCCTCCGAGTTCCGCTACCGCGATTCGCTGCTGCTCGACAAGGAAGACATGGTGCTGGTCATCAGCCAGAGCGGCGAAACCGCCGACACGCTTGCCGCCCTGCGCATTGCCCGCGAGCGCGGCATCACCGTGCTTGGCCTGTGCAACGTGGTGGGCTCGTCCATTGCGCGCGACGCCTCGGCTGTGCTCTATACCCAGGCCGGGCCGGAGATAAGCGTGGCCTCCACCAAGGCCATGTGCAGCCAGATGCTCATGCTGGCGCTTATGGCCCTGTACTGGAGCAAACGCAACGGCACCCTGCCCGCCGACGAGCGCCGCAAGATCATTGCCATGCTCGAAAGCCTGCCAGCCCAGCTTGACGCCGCGCTGCCCGCCATGCACAAAAAAGCCCGTGAGCTTTCGCGCAAGTATTCGCAGGCCCGCAACTTTTTTTATCTTGGACGCGGCCACTGCTACCCGTTGGCCCTTGAGGGCGCGCTGAAACTCAAGGAACTTTCGTACATTCATGCCGAGGGCTATGCTGCTGGCGAGATGAAGCACGGCCCCATCGCCCTGATCGACCCCTCTTTTCCCACATTTGCGCTGGCGCTGGACGATGTGCTGCTGCCCAAGGTGAAGTCCAACATGGTCGAGGTGCAGGCCCGTCAGGGCAAGGTTATCGCCCTGACCAACGAGGGCTTTGACCTTGGGGCCGAGGATACCTGGGTTATCCCCAAGCTCCCCGCGCCGTTGGCCGGTTTTATGGCTCTGCCCGCGCTGCAGCTGTTCAGCTACGAAACCGCCGACTACCTCGGCAAGGACGTTGACCAGCCCCGCAACCTGGCCAAGAGCGTTACTGTGGAATAA
- a CDS encoding SurA N-terminal domain-containing protein — protein MLEYIRSNSQSLGVKLAFGLIILVFIFWGVGSMKDSGTGNLVAVVNGDPITARDFEMAYRNAEESVMRNNPGVSRDLVRQGLGRQVLRDLVSQTLLRQEAARTGITVTPLELRMAVGQIPAFQNAKGQFDPESYKRVLQMQRITPAQYEHDMGEDLLRQKLFALVTAAAWHDPAEAQNRYNFLREQRVPDYIFVPAADFMAGAKPTDAEVAAYYDSHKGEFAIPPKVDVAYIRISPENLIKPESVSEADARKWYDANASRFNQQEEVKAAHILVPLAEDASEADVKKAQETVAAIQAELKSGKSFADVANAHNGPNAAGPGGELGWIKRGSTVKPFEDAAFALDAGKVSAPVRSQFGLHIIKVEEKKGGGTQPFAAVAAEVRKAMAKEQGADKLRDVLDNLIEDNILGKPLEKSAQALGLEAQQTGLASAHDLQQKMGITAESAAVLEKTPANSPVDRALEAGDAYVVARVLNAQPASSEPLEAVKEKITTRLQGEKALTEAMRAATERRKGLVDGAINPTLKTGMNIKTAKPMDRSGTLADFGPDPELAAAVFSVKIGQWLPAAFAVSSPKDGQGAVLVHVGAVQPSDPAEWDMVKDIMANAVERERVQGLYETFMQRLLSTAKVEVHNMDIVDRKNM, from the coding sequence ATGCTTGAGTATATCCGTTCAAATTCACAGTCTCTCGGCGTCAAGCTGGCCTTTGGCCTGATTATTCTCGTCTTCATTTTCTGGGGCGTGGGCAGCATGAAGGATAGCGGCACGGGCAACCTCGTGGCCGTGGTCAACGGCGACCCCATCACCGCACGGGATTTTGAAATGGCCTACCGCAACGCGGAAGAATCCGTGATGCGCAACAACCCCGGCGTCTCGCGCGACCTGGTCCGTCAGGGCCTGGGGCGTCAGGTGCTGCGCGACCTCGTGAGCCAGACCCTGCTGCGGCAGGAGGCGGCCCGCACGGGCATTACGGTGACTCCCCTCGAGCTGCGCATGGCTGTGGGGCAGATCCCCGCTTTCCAGAACGCCAAGGGGCAGTTTGACCCCGAATCATACAAGCGCGTGCTGCAGATGCAGCGCATCACGCCTGCCCAGTACGAGCACGACATGGGCGAAGACCTGCTGCGGCAAAAGCTTTTTGCCCTGGTCACCGCAGCCGCCTGGCACGACCCCGCTGAAGCCCAGAACCGCTACAACTTTTTGCGCGAGCAGCGCGTGCCCGACTACATCTTTGTTCCCGCCGCCGACTTCATGGCCGGGGCCAAGCCCACTGATGCGGAGGTGGCCGCCTACTACGACAGCCACAAGGGCGAGTTTGCCATTCCGCCCAAGGTGGACGTGGCCTATATCCGTATTTCGCCAGAAAACCTGATCAAGCCCGAATCCGTCAGCGAGGCCGACGCCCGCAAGTGGTACGATGCCAACGCCTCCCGGTTTAACCAGCAGGAAGAAGTCAAGGCGGCCCACATCCTCGTGCCTCTGGCCGAGGATGCCTCCGAGGCCGATGTCAAAAAAGCTCAGGAAACCGTGGCAGCCATCCAGGCCGAGCTCAAAAGCGGCAAAAGTTTTGCCGATGTAGCCAACGCCCACAACGGCCCCAATGCCGCCGGCCCCGGCGGCGAGCTTGGCTGGATCAAGCGCGGCTCCACGGTCAAGCCTTTTGAAGACGCCGCCTTTGCCCTTGATGCGGGCAAGGTCTCCGCGCCGGTGCGCAGCCAGTTTGGCCTGCATATCATCAAAGTTGAAGAAAAGAAGGGCGGCGGCACGCAGCCTTTTGCCGCCGTGGCCGCCGAAGTGCGCAAGGCCATGGCCAAGGAGCAGGGCGCTGACAAGCTGCGCGATGTTCTTGACAACCTTATTGAAGACAACATCCTCGGCAAACCCCTCGAAAAGAGCGCCCAGGCCCTTGGCCTGGAGGCGCAGCAGACGGGCCTTGCCTCTGCACATGACCTGCAGCAAAAGATGGGCATTACGGCTGAATCGGCCGCCGTGCTTGAAAAAACTCCGGCCAATTCGCCGGTGGACCGCGCGCTGGAAGCTGGCGACGCCTACGTGGTTGCCCGCGTGCTTAATGCCCAGCCCGCCTCCAGCGAACCGCTTGAAGCTGTTAAAGAAAAAATCACCACCCGTCTGCAGGGCGAAAAAGCCCTGACCGAAGCCATGCGCGCGGCGACCGAGCGCCGCAAGGGCCTTGTGGACGGAGCCATCAACCCCACGCTCAAAACGGGCATGAACATCAAGACTGCCAAGCCCATGGACCGCAGTGGAACACTGGCGGACTTCGGCCCGGATCCGGAGCTTGCAGCCGCCGTGTTCAGCGTCAAGATCGGCCAGTGGCTGCCCGCCGCCTTTGCGGTCAGCAGCCCCAAGGACGGACAGGGCGCGGTGCTTGTGCACGTGGGCGCGGTGCAGCCCTCCGACCCTGCCGAGTGGGACATGGTCAAGGATATCATGGCCAACGCCGTGGAGCGCGAGCGCGTGCAGGGGCTGTACGAAACCTTTATGCAGCGCCTGCTTTCGACCGCCAAGGTCGAAGTGCACAATATGGACATCGTAGACAGAAAAAACATGTAG
- a CDS encoding sigma-54-dependent Fis family transcriptional regulator, which yields MEYKITAEGLNTPSLTVGQVVHHLARIVAGKIDRNAFFQLLSKQLRVLFHYDRFCINLYDSEREFLNLFTAADGTVVESLSNTRIARNTVADLAISSRKPVVINDLSSYNLGDGPIPLSSVGLNATIAVPLIINREVIGTLHVSFVKQPDNIVEILNFLIELTPVLTTFLFAVLAEERMAKSRPVPDRTDKMIDDSSTILLETKLLETPPMTRIMAVARKVSKLNIPVLITGETGTGKSMLARWLHRHSPRRDENFVKVNCPSIAPTLFESEMFGYAKGAFTGATAKRIGRIELAQHGTLFLDEIGELAPEMQSKLLLVMEENSFERVGEAESVGVDIRVISATNIDLAQAMAQGRLRRDLYYRLGSVVVRMPSLRERKNDIPLFVDHFIHQFAKTYEIRPPRLSRTVVQALSGHSWPGNIRELRNVVSRILLHSLDSAVTEDFVVETLHLWSPENDDAPQPALAAGGAAPAAVDAVAAKPADWATARISTLEENEREHITRALQRAGGRISGPRGAAALLGVPRSTLQHRMRKLGIGGQG from the coding sequence ATGGAATACAAAATTACAGCCGAAGGTCTCAACACGCCCTCCCTCACTGTTGGGCAGGTAGTTCACCATCTGGCGCGCATTGTGGCAGGAAAGATCGACAGAAACGCGTTTTTTCAGCTGCTCTCAAAACAGCTTCGTGTGTTGTTTCACTATGACCGCTTCTGCATCAACCTGTATGACTCCGAGCGCGAGTTTCTCAACCTGTTTACGGCGGCTGACGGAACCGTTGTGGAGTCGCTTTCCAACACCCGCATAGCCCGCAACACCGTTGCCGACCTGGCCATCTCCTCGCGCAAGCCGGTGGTTATCAACGATCTTTCTTCGTACAATCTGGGCGACGGGCCCATACCGCTGTCTTCGGTGGGGCTCAACGCCACCATTGCCGTGCCGCTGATCATCAACCGCGAGGTTATCGGCACGCTGCACGTTTCGTTTGTCAAACAGCCAGACAACATAGTTGAAATTCTCAATTTTTTAATTGAGCTTACGCCCGTGCTGACCACGTTTCTGTTTGCCGTGCTGGCTGAGGAGCGCATGGCAAAAAGCAGGCCCGTGCCGGACCGTACGGACAAGATGATTGACGATTCAAGCACCATTCTGCTTGAGACCAAGCTGCTTGAAACGCCGCCCATGACCCGCATAATGGCGGTTGCGCGCAAGGTTTCAAAGCTGAACATCCCTGTGCTTATCACGGGCGAAACCGGCACGGGCAAAAGCATGCTGGCCCGGTGGCTGCACCGGCACAGCCCCCGCCGCGACGAAAACTTCGTCAAGGTCAACTGCCCTTCCATCGCTCCCACCCTGTTTGAAAGCGAAATGTTCGGCTACGCCAAGGGGGCCTTTACGGGCGCTACGGCCAAGCGCATAGGGCGTATTGAGCTGGCGCAGCACGGCACGCTGTTTCTGGACGAAATTGGCGAGCTGGCCCCCGAGATGCAGAGCAAGCTCTTGCTGGTTATGGAAGAAAATTCGTTTGAGCGTGTGGGCGAGGCAGAGTCTGTGGGGGTGGACATCCGCGTCATATCGGCTACCAATATTGATCTTGCCCAGGCCATGGCCCAGGGGCGGTTGCGGCGCGACCTCTATTACCGCCTGGGCTCGGTAGTTGTGCGCATGCCCTCGCTGCGCGAGCGCAAAAATGATATTCCCCTGTTTGTCGACCATTTTATCCACCAGTTTGCCAAAACGTACGAGATCCGCCCTCCCCGCCTGAGCCGCACTGTGGTGCAGGCCCTTTCCGGGCATTCATGGCCCGGCAATATCCGCGAACTGCGCAATGTGGTAAGCCGTATCTTGCTGCATTCGCTCGACTCTGCCGTAACGGAAGACTTTGTCGTGGAGACCCTGCACCTCTGGTCGCCCGAAAACGACGACGCCCCTCAGCCAGCCTTGGCCGCCGGCGGGGCCGCGCCTGCCGCCGTTGATGCCGTCGCGGCAAAGCCTGCCGACTGGGCAACCGCCCGCATCTCCACCCTTGAAGAAAACGAACGCGAGCACATAACGCGCGCCCTGCAACGCGCGGGCGGGCGTATTTCCGGCCCGCGCGGGGCCGCCGCCCTGCTGGGGGTGCCGCGCTCAACGCTGCAGCACAGAATGCGCAAACTTGGTATAGGCGGCCAGGGCTAA
- a CDS encoding UxaA family hydrolase gives MVTHFVVHEPGDCVGVVVVEGVKKGDKLNGWVMDGNQSIEFETLSDIPIGHKIALKDLAVGDTVIKYGTDIGKVVQPIKRGEHLHVQNVKTKRW, from the coding sequence ATGGTAACCCACTTTGTGGTTCACGAACCCGGCGATTGCGTCGGTGTGGTCGTTGTCGAAGGCGTCAAGAAAGGCGATAAGCTCAATGGCTGGGTTATGGACGGCAACCAGAGCATTGAATTTGAAACCCTGAGCGATATCCCGATCGGCCACAAAATTGCCCTCAAGGATCTGGCTGTGGGCGACACCGTCATCAAGTACGGCACCGACATCGGCAAGGTTGTGCAGCCCATCAAGCGCGGCGAACACCTGCATGTCCAGAACGTCAAAACCAAGAGGTGGTAA